In Lotus japonicus ecotype B-129 chromosome 5, LjGifu_v1.2, one genomic interval encodes:
- the LOC130720909 gene encoding uncharacterized protein LOC130720909 produces the protein MGGSSATPNCRDLEADSSRRVPESHRRNDGSHGLSGSRDVSTGSEMRRRVVLCECGVESPLVTTWTGVNRGRRFYGCGLFEVHRKKVCNFFQWHDADDNCNAREKKLIVVLTKKNEDLKKKERILLASLFMSIIVILVLLVAYVRK, from the exons ATGGGAGGATCTTCAGCCACACCTAATTGCAGGGATTTAGAAGCTGATTCGAGTCGCAGGGTACCTGAATCGCACAGAAGAAACGATGGTTCTCATGGGTTGTCTGGCTCTCGCGATGTTTCGACTGGTTCTGAGATGAGGCGACGAGTAGTGCTGTGTGAATGTGGGGTTGAAAGTCCATTGGTGACAACATGGACTGGGGTGAATCGTGGAAGGAGGTTTTATGGTTGTGGGCTGTTTGAG GTGCATCGTAAGAAGGTATGCAACTTCTTCCAATGGCATGATGCTGATGACAATTGTAATGCTAGGGAGAAGAAGTTGATTGTTGTCTTAACcaagaagaatgaagacctgaagaagaaagagaggatccTACTTGCCTCTTTGTTCATGTCAATAATTGTGATCCTTGTGTTGTTGGTAGCTTATGTAAGGAAGTAG